In the Caenorhabditis elegans chromosome X genome, one interval contains:
- the F49E2.2 gene encoding SH3 domain-containing protein (Confirmed by transcript evidence), translated as MESATDEFYYQSRIPPQPSPLPAQTLEINGHKYVLNHRFKSIKIVSHRYPPIIPMSVDEQAVPPEVSPSMAANIPQMVHDQLAAQFLPAAKNLGQAGMHLLKTYYMFQEALSNYCDATHKLIKSADTAGHKSKNEARELSKVFKEFVQGVNAHQKVITEFDALAHKVHDYSNKEKDKLKTEFAEYKAKEKKLLKRKNGETEQDITAFHKKEAASWAKQQEMRYKFFNDKLQSWIHGYVEIGKLFQAQEVIVQPAVGSVIAAPVEIETIPEDHKDWHQDLHEHAAVVAAEEIKENVEKKVDEAVQDSRSNSTSSVATTLEDLPSSRRLTNDVSGVTLVSNYRRQSIEIQQLPPNNSYSHIAPPVLPPKPVVENPQYAPIRAQPVPVTRQEESTYAPRHNVVAEQVPQQPVNSAPGGVRRAGNTIPGAVNVFGFANQSNPQPNVRYTPVQNSTPYQVVTSDYIRVGRVVDNPVTEEQMNAKKFHVDSSYLPMAAPSHQAQQHSRNHSTDISVPSFFNPSQYGSILIVNDDFNASSGEQMTVNRGDKVILLKCGSRGWVFVRDSISNRTGWVPEPYVNP; from the exons ATGGAATCTGCAACTGACGAGTTTTACTACCAATCTCGCATTCCACCACAGCCATCCCCTTTACCAGCTCAAACTCTTGAAATTAACGGTCACAAATATGTTCTCAATCATCGTTTCAAGAGTATCAAGATTG TCTCTCATCGGTATCCACCAATCATCCCGATGTCGGTCGACGAACAAGCGGTACCACCGGAGGTTTCGCCTTCAATGGCTGCCAACATTCCACAGATGGTCCACGATCAGCTAGCCGCACAGTTTTTGCCAG cggcAAAAAATCTTGGGCAAGCCGGAATGCATCTACTGAAAACATATTACA tgttCCAAGAAGCATTGTCAAACTATTGTGATGCCACTCACAAACTTATCAAATCAGCTGATACTGCTGGacacaaatcgaaaaatgaagctcgagagctttcaaaagtttttaaagagTTTGTACAGGGAGTAAATGCTCATCAAAAAGTC ATTACGGAATTTGACGCGCTGGCACACAAAGTTCATGACTATAGCAACAAGGAAAAAGACAAGCTGAAGACAGAATTTGCTGAGTAcaaagcaaaagaaaaaaaacttctgaaacgCAAAAATGGAGAAACTGAACAAGATATTACCGCGTTCCATAAAAAAGAAGCAGCCAGCTGGGCAAAACAACAGGAAATGagatacaaatttttcaatgacaaGCTGCAATCCTGGATTCACGG ATACGTCGAAATTGGGAAATTATTCCAAGCCCAAGAAGTGATTGTTCAGCCAGCAGTTGGGAGTGTGATCGCTGCACCGGTTGAAATTGAGACCATACCAGAAGACCACAAAGATTGGCATCAAGATTTACATGAGCATGCCGCCGTTGTTGCAGCTGAGGAAATTAAAGAGAATGTTGAAAAG aaagtagATGAAGCTGTACAGGACAGCCGCAGCAATTCGACTTCATCGGTTGCAACAACGCTAGAGGATCTTCCATCTTCTCGTCGTCTCACAAATGACGTTTCCGGAGTCACACTGGTTAGTAATTATCGCCGTCAATCAATTGAG attcaacaACTTCCACCCAACAACAGCTACTCCCACATTGCTCCACCAGTCTTGCCGCCAAAACCAGTTGTCGAAAACCCCCAATATGCTCCGATTCGCGCTCAACCAGTTCCAGTCACACGCCAGGAGGAGAGCACATACGCCCCTCGTCATAATGTTGTCGCCGAG CAAGTGCCTCAACAGCCGGTTAATAGCGCTCCAGGTGGTGTCCGCCGTGCTGGAAACACAATTCCAGGTGCTGTTAATGTTTTCGGATTTGCAAATCAATCAAATCCTCAGCCAAATGTCCGCTACACGCCTGTTCAG AATAGCACGCCTTATCAAGTTGTTACCAGCGATTATATTCGCGTTGGGAGAGTCGTCGATAATCCAGTGACAGAGGAGCAAATGAATGCTAAAAA ATTCCACGTGGATTCTAGTTACCTTCCAATGGCTGCTCCATCTCACCAAGCACAACAACACAGTCGCAATCATAGTACAGATATTTCGGTTCCATCATTCTTCAACCCATCACAATATGGAAGTATTCTGATTGTTAACGATGATTTCAATGCTTCTTCCGGAGAACAGATGACTGTGAATCGTGGAGACAAG GTAATCCTCTTAAAATGCGGATCTCGTGGATGGGTGTTTGTCAGAGATTCGATTTCTAACCGAACAGGATGGGTTCCTGAGCCATATGTCAACCCATAA
- the F49E2.2 gene encoding SH3 domain-containing protein (Confirmed by transcript evidence): MSVDEQAVPPEVSPSMAANIPQMVHDQLAAQFLPAAKNLGQAGMHLLKTYYMFQEALSNYCDATHKLIKSADTAGHKSKNEARELSKVFKEFVQGVNAHQKVITEFDALAHKVHDYSNKEKDKLKTEFAEYKAKEKKLLKRKNGETEQDITAFHKKEAASWAKQQEMRYKFFNDKLQSWIHGYVEIGKLFQAQEVIVQPAVGSVIAAPVEIETIPEDHKDWHQDLHEHAAVVAAEEIKENVEKKVDEAVQDSRSNSTSSVATTLEDLPSSRRLTNDVSGVTLVSNYRRQSIEIQQLPPNNSYSHIAPPVLPPKPVVENPQYAPIRAQPVPVTRQEESTYAPRHNVVAEQVPQQPVNSAPGGVRRAGNTIPGAVNVFGFANQSNPQPNVRYTPVQNSTPYQVVTSDYIRVGRVVDNPVTEEQMNAKKFHVDSSYLPMAAPSHQAQQHSRNHSTDISVPSFFNPSQYGSILIVNDDFNASSGEQMTVNRGDKVILLKCGSRGWVFVRDSISNRTGWVPEPYVNP; this comes from the exons ATGTCGGTCGACGAACAAGCGGTACCACCGGAGGTTTCGCCTTCAATGGCTGCCAACATTCCACAGATGGTCCACGATCAGCTAGCCGCACAGTTTTTGCCAG cggcAAAAAATCTTGGGCAAGCCGGAATGCATCTACTGAAAACATATTACA tgttCCAAGAAGCATTGTCAAACTATTGTGATGCCACTCACAAACTTATCAAATCAGCTGATACTGCTGGacacaaatcgaaaaatgaagctcgagagctttcaaaagtttttaaagagTTTGTACAGGGAGTAAATGCTCATCAAAAAGTC ATTACGGAATTTGACGCGCTGGCACACAAAGTTCATGACTATAGCAACAAGGAAAAAGACAAGCTGAAGACAGAATTTGCTGAGTAcaaagcaaaagaaaaaaaacttctgaaacgCAAAAATGGAGAAACTGAACAAGATATTACCGCGTTCCATAAAAAAGAAGCAGCCAGCTGGGCAAAACAACAGGAAATGagatacaaatttttcaatgacaaGCTGCAATCCTGGATTCACGG ATACGTCGAAATTGGGAAATTATTCCAAGCCCAAGAAGTGATTGTTCAGCCAGCAGTTGGGAGTGTGATCGCTGCACCGGTTGAAATTGAGACCATACCAGAAGACCACAAAGATTGGCATCAAGATTTACATGAGCATGCCGCCGTTGTTGCAGCTGAGGAAATTAAAGAGAATGTTGAAAAG aaagtagATGAAGCTGTACAGGACAGCCGCAGCAATTCGACTTCATCGGTTGCAACAACGCTAGAGGATCTTCCATCTTCTCGTCGTCTCACAAATGACGTTTCCGGAGTCACACTGGTTAGTAATTATCGCCGTCAATCAATTGAG attcaacaACTTCCACCCAACAACAGCTACTCCCACATTGCTCCACCAGTCTTGCCGCCAAAACCAGTTGTCGAAAACCCCCAATATGCTCCGATTCGCGCTCAACCAGTTCCAGTCACACGCCAGGAGGAGAGCACATACGCCCCTCGTCATAATGTTGTCGCCGAG CAAGTGCCTCAACAGCCGGTTAATAGCGCTCCAGGTGGTGTCCGCCGTGCTGGAAACACAATTCCAGGTGCTGTTAATGTTTTCGGATTTGCAAATCAATCAAATCCTCAGCCAAATGTCCGCTACACGCCTGTTCAG AATAGCACGCCTTATCAAGTTGTTACCAGCGATTATATTCGCGTTGGGAGAGTCGTCGATAATCCAGTGACAGAGGAGCAAATGAATGCTAAAAA ATTCCACGTGGATTCTAGTTACCTTCCAATGGCTGCTCCATCTCACCAAGCACAACAACACAGTCGCAATCATAGTACAGATATTTCGGTTCCATCATTCTTCAACCCATCACAATATGGAAGTATTCTGATTGTTAACGATGATTTCAATGCTTCTTCCGGAGAACAGATGACTGTGAATCGTGGAGACAAG GTAATCCTCTTAAAATGCGGATCTCGTGGATGGGTGTTTGTCAGAGATTCGATTTCTAACCGAACAGGATGGGTTCCTGAGCCATATGTCAACCCATAA
- the glb-17 gene encoding Globin domain-containing protein (Confirmed by transcript evidence) — protein sequence MGLCSSKKRMTTEITDEEVTAIRDVWRRAKTDNVGKKILQTLIEKRPKFAEYFGIQSESLDIRALNQSKEFHLQAHRIQNFLDTAVGSLGFCPISSVFDMAHRIGQIHFYRGVNFGADNWLVFKKVTVDQVTTGTTDSSKEKEDTNSNGTANGKVDTDASLIPIADINNVYSGENCLARLGWNKLMTVIVREMKRGFLEEAMRNCKEEDNNGLLSA from the exons atgggaTTGTGCAGCAGCAAGAAACGAATGACAACAGAAATCACCGATGAAGAAGTGACAGCAATTCGAGACGTTTGGAGGCG CGCGAAAACCGACAACGTTGGAAAGAAGATTCTGCAGACGCTCATTGAAAAACGTCCAAAGTTTGCTGAGTATTTCGGTATTCAGAGTGAAAGTCTTGATATTCGTGCTTTGAATCAAAGCAAGGAATTTCATTTACAG GCGCACCGTATCCAGAACTTCCTTGACACGGCAGTCGGATCTCTCGGTTTTTGTCCAATTTCCAGTGTTTTTGACATGGCACATCGTATTGGACAAATTCATTTCTACAGAGGAGTCAATTTTGGAGCAGATAACTGGCTTGTCTTCAAAAAAGTAACAGTTGATCAAGTAACAACCGGAACAACGGATAGCTCCAAAGAAAAGGAGGATACTAATAGCAATGGAACTGCAAATGGAAAAGTGGATACTGATGCAAGTCTTATCCCG ATTGCTGATATTAATAATGTATACAGCGGAGAAAATTGCTTGGCTCGTCTGGGATGGAACAAGTTAATGACTGTCATTGTCCGTGAAATGAAGAGAG GATTCTTGGAAGAAGCAATGCGTAACTGCAAAGAAGAGGATAATAATGGCCTTCTAAGTGCTTGa
- the glb-17 gene encoding Globin domain-containing protein (Confirmed by transcript evidence) codes for MGLCSSKKRMTTEITDEEVTAIRDVWRRAKTDNVGKKILQTLIEKRPKFAEYFGIQSESLDIRALNQSKEFHLQAHRIQNFLDTAVGSLGFCPISSVFDMAHRIGQIHFYRGVNFGADNWLVFKKVTVDQVTTGTTDSSKEKEDTNSNGTANGKVDTDASLIPVGIADINNVYSGENCLARLGWNKLMTVIVREMKRGFLEEAMRNCKEEDNNGLLSA; via the exons atgggaTTGTGCAGCAGCAAGAAACGAATGACAACAGAAATCACCGATGAAGAAGTGACAGCAATTCGAGACGTTTGGAGGCG CGCGAAAACCGACAACGTTGGAAAGAAGATTCTGCAGACGCTCATTGAAAAACGTCCAAAGTTTGCTGAGTATTTCGGTATTCAGAGTGAAAGTCTTGATATTCGTGCTTTGAATCAAAGCAAGGAATTTCATTTACAG GCGCACCGTATCCAGAACTTCCTTGACACGGCAGTCGGATCTCTCGGTTTTTGTCCAATTTCCAGTGTTTTTGACATGGCACATCGTATTGGACAAATTCATTTCTACAGAGGAGTCAATTTTGGAGCAGATAACTGGCTTGTCTTCAAAAAAGTAACAGTTGATCAAGTAACAACCGGAACAACGGATAGCTCCAAAGAAAAGGAGGATACTAATAGCAATGGAACTGCAAATGGAAAAGTGGATACTGATGCAAGTCTTATCCCGGTAGGA ATTGCTGATATTAATAATGTATACAGCGGAGAAAATTGCTTGGCTCGTCTGGGATGGAACAAGTTAATGACTGTCATTGTCCGTGAAATGAAGAGAG GATTCTTGGAAGAAGCAATGCGTAACTGCAAAGAAGAGGATAATAATGGCCTTCTAAGTGCTTGa